The sequence CGCGGCTCGCGCCAGATCTCCTGGCCGAAGCGGTTCGTGTAGATCAGCTCGTAGGTGCGCAGCCCCACCGCGTCCAGCCGCGGCAGGAGCCCGAGCTTCTTGAGCTCCTTGATGGCGTGGGGGAGCGTGTTGATGCCCACCCCGAGCTCGCGGATTTCCGACGATTGCTCGTAGATCTCCGCCTCGAGACCGCGATCCTTCAGCATCAGGGCGGCGGTGAGCCCCCCGATGCCGCCTCCGACGACGATGGCCTTCATCTCGCGCCTTCCCCTGTTACGCGACGTTATTGATCCGGCGATTAAAGCGCAGACCACGTCGCGAGTCCAAGGGCTCGGCGGCAGGCTCGAAAAAGGGGAAAACGCCCGCTGGAGCGGGTGAAGGGAATCGAACCCTCGTCATCAGCTTGGAAGGCTGCTGCTCTACCATTGAGCTACACCCGCTCGGGCGGGGCGGAGCTTAGCGCGTCGGAGATGGTGGGGGAAGTAGGACTCGAACCTACGAAGGCGTAAGCCAGCGGATTTACAGTCCGCCCCCTTTGCCGCTCGGGACATTCCCCCGGATCGCTCCGGCTGCTCGGGCTCGCGTCGGGTGTTCCGACGCCGCCGCCGTGGCGTGGGGGCTCTTATGGTGACCCGGCGCGAGCGTGTCAACGCCGAATTCCGGCTTCTCGCGCGAAATCCGCGCCTGCGCGCCGGCCCGCGGCCTTGACCCGGCCCGGCGCCGGGCGCATGCCTCGCGGACGATCCGAACGGGAGCGCGAGGCGCCGTGGCCGACGACGACGAGAAGAAGACCCGCAAGCGCACCGGCGCGCGCCGCGCCGTCCCGCACGGCCGCAATCGCGCCCGCGGCCCGCGGCCGCGCGGGCCGCGGCCCGACCTCGGCGACGTCGTCGTGCTCTACGGCTGGCATCCGGTGGCGGAGGCGCTGCGCAACGGAAAGCGCCGCATCCGCCGGCTCCTCGCCACCGAGAACGCCGCCCGCCGGCTCGCGGAGGAGCTTCCGGAGGTCGAGGCCGCGCCGCAGATCGTGCGCCCGGGCGAGATCGACGTGCTGCTCGAGCCCGACGCCGTGCACCAGGGCCTCTACGCCGAGGCCGATCCCCTCCCCGGCTACGAGCTCGACACGCTCCCCGACGACGCGCTGGTGCTCGCCCTCGATCAGATCACCGATCCGCACAACGTGGGCGCCATCGTGCGCACGGCCGCGGCCTTCGGCGTGACGGCGATCGTCACGACGGCGCGGCATTCGCCGATGGCGACGGGTGTGCTGGCGAAGTCGGCCTCGGGCGGGCTGGAGCACGTTCCCTTCGTCGTCGTGCGCAATCTCGGCGACGCGCTCGACCGGCTGGGCGAGCGGGGCTTCACCCGGATCGGGCTCGATTCGGAGGGGGACGCGACCTTCGAGGAGCTGGAGGCGCGCCGGCCGGCGCTCCTCGTGCTGGGGGCGGAAGGCAAGGGCCTGCGGGCCCGCACGCGGTCGCTGTGCGACGTGGTCGCCCGGCTCGACATGGCGGGGGCGATCAAGAGCCTCAACGTCTCGAACGCCGCCGCGATCGCGCTCTACGCGCTGACGCGGCGGCTTTGAGGCGGGGAAGCCCGCTTACGACGGATCCTCGATCACGTAGATCGCCGGCGGCTCCACCGGCGAGGGGCGGATGCCAGCCACCGTGGCGACGCCCGGCGTGACGATGAGCTCGCGCGGGGCGGGACGGCGCGGCGTCGCGACCACCGACGTCTGGCCGATGTCGACGATGGGCGCCTCGGTGGTCGAGGCGGCGACGAGCGCGTCGTCCTCCACGACCACGGTGTGGCTCTTGGCGGTGTGAACCTTGGACGCCTCCCAGGCGCACTGGGCGGCGGCCGGGCCGGCGGCGACGAGACCGAGCCCGACGAGGCTCGTGACGATGGCGGATGCACGCATGTCGACCTCTCCCTCTCTGTTATGGTGAACGAGAGGTTAACCCGGCTTCCCGCCGCTGTCGCCCGCAACCTTTCGCCGCACGGCCGCGCTCCGCGACGCGGCGGCGATCAGCCGCCGCCGAAGGCGGAGCGGATCAGCCATTGCTGCATGGCGACGGGGCTCTCGGGATAGGTCGGCTCCGCCGCCGCCTCCGAGAGGATGCCGTCGAGATGGACGATGCGGGCGTGCATGCGCACGCTCTGGCCGATGAGATCCTTCAGCCGCTCCGGCAGCGCCTCGGCGTCGAAGACCGGGCTGGCGCTCTCCTGGCGGGTGAGGCGCACGCGGGTCTTCTCCTTGAGCGCCTCCTCGGCCGTGATCTCGCCCTCGGCGACGGCGCGCTGGACGAGCAGCCAGGAGGCGATCTGCATGAGGCGCGTGGTGAGCCGCATGCTCTCGCTGGCGTAGGTCAGCGCCGCCTGGCGCGGCAGGGTGCGCGATTCCTCGCGCCCCTCCCCGTCGAGATAGGCCGCGGTGTCCTCGACGAGCGCCATCCCATCGCGGAACAGGGCGCGGAAGGCCTCGGAATGCACGAAGGTGCGCCCGAAATCGACCGGATCGCCGGCCTCCCGGAAGGTGATGTCCGCGTTCATGTGCCGCCTCCTCACGAACAATTTGGCTCGAATTGTGCCGGCGCGATACGGCGCGCGGCGTTCCCGAGTCGTTGGAGCAAACCTAGCGCCGAACGCGGACGCCCGCCGCGTTAGGATGCGGTTAACCTTAACGAGAGGAGAACGACATCGGATGCGGGCGGGAGAATGGCGGCTGCGGCAAGAGGTTGGCTCGTGGCAGGAGTTCCGGCGTCGTCGCCGGCTTGCATGGCAGCGCACCAGCTGCAACAATCCAGCACGGTTTCGATGCCGAGAATCACGGCCGCCTCTCCATGGTTGCGCGCCATTGAAACTTCGGATCGAGATCAGGCGGCGTCGCAGTTTCTTTTGGGGAACCGCCGCGACAACGACCGAGTCATTCGATGAGCGCGCATTCCACGGTGATCAGCGGCTTTACCGAGGAGCAGGTCACGCGATTGACCGGCGTGAGCCGGCGCCAGATGCGTTACTGGGCCGTCGACGGGTTCT comes from Salinarimonas sp. and encodes:
- the rlmB gene encoding 23S rRNA (guanosine(2251)-2'-O)-methyltransferase RlmB, whose product is MADDDEKKTRKRTGARRAVPHGRNRARGPRPRGPRPDLGDVVVLYGWHPVAEALRNGKRRIRRLLATENAARRLAEELPEVEAAPQIVRPGEIDVLLEPDAVHQGLYAEADPLPGYELDTLPDDALVLALDQITDPHNVGAIVRTAAAFGVTAIVTTARHSPMATGVLAKSASGGLEHVPFVVVRNLGDALDRLGERGFTRIGLDSEGDATFEELEARRPALLVLGAEGKGLRARTRSLCDVVARLDMAGAIKSLNVSNAAAIALYALTRRL
- a CDS encoding DUF1465 family protein, with protein sequence MNADITFREAGDPVDFGRTFVHSEAFRALFRDGMALVEDTAAYLDGEGREESRTLPRQAALTYASESMRLTTRLMQIASWLLVQRAVAEGEITAEEALKEKTRVRLTRQESASPVFDAEALPERLKDLIGQSVRMHARIVHLDGILSEAAAEPTYPESPVAMQQWLIRSAFGGG